The proteins below are encoded in one region of Sporosarcina sp. FSL K6-1508:
- a CDS encoding chemotaxis protein CheC gives MNSENPITDMHLDVLKEVGNIGAAHAATSLSQLLERKIDMHVPNVKLVSFDEMFDLAGGAETIVAGIFLRIEGDLSGSMFFVLPLESANHFIRRLIGDETFNFSSPDLPEIGISAMQELGNILSGSYLSALSDFTGLKIYPTVPSLSVDMVGAIVSFGLIEVSHHSDEVIVIDTQIREEGEDGISNIDGHFFLLPDPSSYVTIFRSLGVM, from the coding sequence ATGAATTCTGAAAACCCGATTACCGATATGCATCTTGATGTATTGAAAGAAGTCGGTAATATTGGAGCTGCGCATGCGGCAACTTCATTGTCGCAACTGCTTGAACGTAAAATCGACATGCATGTTCCCAATGTCAAACTTGTTTCATTCGATGAAATGTTTGACCTTGCTGGAGGTGCTGAAACGATTGTAGCTGGAATCTTCCTCCGAATTGAGGGAGATTTGTCAGGCAGTATGTTTTTTGTTCTGCCATTGGAATCTGCAAATCACTTTATTCGAAGATTAATTGGGGACGAGACATTCAATTTTTCTTCTCCTGATTTACCTGAAATTGGAATTTCCGCGATGCAAGAACTTGGCAATATTCTTTCCGGTTCTTATTTGTCTGCACTTTCTGATTTTACAGGCTTGAAGATTTATCCAACCGTACCTTCACTAAGTGTTGATATGGTTGGTGCAATCGTTAGTTTTGGATTGATTGAAGTATCCCATCATAGCGATGAAGTCATTGTCATTGACACGCAAATTCGCGAAGAAGGTGAGGATGGGATTTCAAATATTGACGGTCACTTTTTCCTGCTTCCGGATCCTTCGTCTTATGTTACAATTTTCCGTTCACTAGGTGTGATGTGA
- a CDS encoding chemotaxis protein CheW — protein MTDKLDQKEMKAIIFQLLDMEYAISVDIVQSIEKVLSITRVPKTPAYVKGVINLRGIVTPIVDLRERFGLTPKEMDDSTRIIIVTLDEYDVGLIVDSANDVLDIPVDSIEPQPEVVGSIESDFISGVAKVEKHLLVMLNLDKVLEPVKRVTTDEF, from the coding sequence ATGACTGACAAACTCGATCAAAAAGAAATGAAAGCAATCATTTTTCAATTGTTGGATATGGAATATGCAATCAGTGTAGATATCGTTCAGTCAATCGAGAAAGTGCTTTCGATTACCCGAGTTCCCAAGACACCGGCTTACGTTAAGGGGGTCATTAACCTAAGGGGGATCGTTACACCGATTGTCGACTTACGTGAGCGGTTCGGGCTCACTCCAAAAGAGATGGACGATAGTACAAGAATAATTATCGTGACATTGGACGAATATGATGTTGGGCTCATTGTCGACTCTGCGAATGACGTCCTTGACATTCCAGTGGATTCTATTGAACCGCAACCGGAAGTTGTGGGTTCCATCGAATCGGACTTCATTTCCGGTGTTGCTAAAGTTGAAAAACACCTTCTCGTCATGCTCAATCTTGATAAAGTTCTTGAGCCCGTGAAGCGGGTGACGACAGATGAATTCTGA
- a CDS encoding chemotaxis protein CheA, whose translation MDTDQYLEMFIDESKEHLQACNEHLLELEKNPQDLAIVNEVFRSAHTLKGMSATMGYEDIADLTHMMENVLDAIRNSKIRVTTEILDVVFQAVDYLEEMVMDIASGGTGKKDVSNLVESLNRIEVGGAAAETAATVVLDDKVSQQGPLNYDGYEMTVISQSFEQEFNVFEITVQLREDCLLKAARVYMVFEILEKSGEIVKSEPKVEQLENEDFKETFTVALITKEDADALKAKVMKVSEIENVTVSPVTNDYLMRENDEETTKETEMITPISIDIDVNKGANVQKEKRNSGVQSGNKTIRVNIDRLDILMNLFEELIIDRGRLQSIASEIHNAELNETVERITRVSGDLQTIILNMRMIPVETVFNRFPKMVRQLARDLNKKVELEIIGAETELDRTVIDEIGDPLVHLIRNALDHGIESPAERLAKGKPEEGTVTLRAYHSGNHVFIELEDDGAGVNRERVLAKAIKSGIVSVEMAETLTDRQVAELILASGFSTAEKISDVSGRGVGLDVVKTTIESLGGFMSIESKEGQGSLFQVQLPLTLSIISVMLVELEKEVFAIPLSSIIETAIIQTSEIMNAHNQQVIDFRGNIIPLLNLAEIFEIPERNSESNGYQSVVIVRKGEKLAGLVVDSFIGQQEIVLKSLGNYLQNVFAISGATILGNGQVALIVDCNALIK comes from the coding sequence ATGGATACAGATCAATATTTGGAAATGTTTATTGATGAGAGTAAGGAGCATCTGCAAGCGTGCAACGAGCATCTATTGGAACTTGAGAAAAACCCGCAAGATCTTGCCATTGTAAATGAAGTGTTCCGATCCGCCCATACGTTGAAAGGGATGTCTGCCACAATGGGATATGAAGACATCGCCGATCTTACACATATGATGGAAAATGTATTGGATGCAATCCGTAATTCGAAGATTCGTGTCACAACTGAAATTTTGGACGTTGTTTTTCAAGCTGTCGACTATCTTGAAGAGATGGTCATGGATATCGCTTCAGGCGGAACAGGTAAAAAAGATGTCAGTAATCTTGTAGAATCATTGAATAGAATTGAGGTAGGCGGTGCTGCAGCTGAAACTGCTGCAACGGTTGTACTAGACGATAAAGTCAGTCAACAAGGTCCTCTCAATTACGATGGTTACGAAATGACTGTCATTAGTCAATCGTTTGAACAAGAATTTAACGTATTTGAAATTACCGTTCAATTGCGTGAAGATTGTTTGTTGAAGGCAGCAAGAGTATATATGGTATTTGAAATACTGGAAAAATCCGGTGAAATCGTCAAGTCTGAACCGAAAGTGGAGCAACTTGAAAATGAAGACTTCAAAGAAACGTTTACAGTAGCACTTATTACAAAAGAAGATGCGGATGCATTGAAAGCGAAAGTAATGAAAGTGTCCGAAATTGAAAATGTGACAGTCAGTCCTGTTACAAATGATTATCTGATGCGTGAAAATGATGAAGAAACCACTAAAGAGACAGAAATGATAACGCCGATTAGTATCGATATAGACGTCAACAAAGGTGCGAATGTACAAAAAGAAAAGCGCAACTCAGGCGTACAGTCCGGCAACAAAACAATTCGTGTGAATATTGATAGACTTGATATCCTTATGAATCTGTTTGAAGAACTAATCATTGATCGGGGCAGGCTTCAATCGATTGCAAGTGAAATTCATAACGCAGAATTGAATGAAACGGTCGAACGGATTACGCGCGTATCTGGTGATTTACAAACGATTATCCTGAACATGCGCATGATCCCGGTAGAGACTGTATTCAATCGCTTCCCTAAAATGGTAAGACAGTTGGCGCGTGATCTTAACAAAAAAGTCGAGCTTGAAATTATTGGAGCTGAAACTGAACTGGATCGGACTGTTATCGATGAAATCGGAGATCCGCTTGTTCACTTAATACGTAATGCACTTGATCACGGGATTGAAAGTCCAGCTGAACGGCTTGCAAAAGGTAAGCCAGAAGAGGGGACAGTGACACTACGTGCATACCATTCCGGCAATCACGTATTTATCGAGCTTGAAGACGATGGAGCGGGCGTTAATCGTGAACGTGTTCTTGCTAAAGCAATTAAAAGTGGTATCGTTTCAGTAGAAATGGCCGAAACATTAACAGATCGTCAAGTAGCTGAACTCATTCTAGCATCAGGTTTCTCAACGGCCGAAAAAATTTCAGATGTATCTGGACGGGGTGTAGGGCTGGATGTCGTCAAAACTACGATTGAATCGCTTGGCGGATTTATGTCAATTGAATCGAAAGAAGGTCAAGGCTCATTATTTCAAGTACAGCTTCCATTAACATTGTCTATCATTTCCGTAATGCTAGTGGAATTAGAAAAAGAAGTGTTTGCAATTCCGTTGTCATCAATCATTGAGACAGCCATCATTCAGACATCAGAGATTATGAATGCACACAATCAGCAAGTAATCGATTTCCGCGGCAATATCATCCCACTCTTAAATTTGGCGGAAATTTTCGAAATACCAGAACGAAATAGCGAGTCGAACGGCTATCAGTCGGTGGTTATTGTACGTAAAGGTGAAAAGTTAGCAGGACTGGTTGTCGATTCATTCATCGGGCAACAGGAAATCGTGTTGAAATCGCTTGGTAATTATTTGCAAAACGTGTTCGCGATATCCGGTGCAACGATTCTTGGAAATGGACAAGTTGCACTCATTGTTGATTGCAATGCGTTGATTAAATAA
- a CDS encoding RNA polymerase subunit sigma — MSLKGIELQIAIPKTFEAGKVAEQKHQQTQLNLDHANSLMDRQTLKGKETVLESEDTAKTAADGTRQEQSQLQEGERQQNEEEKKTVHPYKGAFVDFTG; from the coding sequence ATGAGTCTAAAAGGAATAGAATTGCAAATTGCGATACCCAAGACTTTTGAGGCAGGAAAAGTGGCAGAGCAAAAACACCAGCAGACTCAATTAAACCTGGATCATGCTAATTCCCTTATGGACCGGCAAACGCTGAAAGGCAAAGAAACCGTTTTGGAGTCTGAAGATACTGCTAAGACCGCTGCAGATGGGACGCGGCAGGAACAAAGTCAGCTGCAAGAAGGAGAACGACAACAAAACGAAGAGGAAAAGAAGACGGTACATCCTTATAAGGGTGCGTTCGTTGACTTTACAGGCTAA
- a CDS encoding MinD/ParA family protein, whose translation MPMMRDQAETLRLKMLKSQGKLARSIAIVSGKGGVGKSNFSTNFAHALLAKDKKVIIIDMDIGMGNIHILLGLTPQNSLRDYLLNKVEIDDVVNDAPGGLSFISGGSGLDMVMEWSKDMFDRLIQAFEHLQQRYDFILFDMGAGATQRSIELLVAVDEIIVISTTEPTSITDAYSMMKFICLQDPDKAFSIVSNRVSKGDDGNDTVTRLQYAMRKFLGKETKILGFLPEDPAVHKAVLAQEPFLLLFPKAPISKRMMAIAETFVSPSSEEEFKQGEGFLGKMRSIFAKGRG comes from the coding sequence ATGCCTATGATGCGTGATCAGGCAGAAACACTCAGGCTCAAGATGCTGAAGTCCCAAGGAAAACTAGCAAGATCTATTGCCATTGTCAGTGGTAAGGGCGGTGTTGGGAAATCGAATTTCTCAACGAATTTTGCTCATGCCCTTTTGGCTAAAGACAAGAAAGTAATCATTATTGATATGGACATTGGAATGGGCAATATTCATATTCTTTTAGGGTTGACTCCTCAAAATAGTTTAAGAGATTATTTACTTAACAAAGTAGAAATAGACGATGTGGTAAATGATGCGCCTGGAGGTTTGTCATTCATTTCTGGGGGTTCTGGGCTCGATATGGTCATGGAATGGTCAAAAGATATGTTCGATAGGTTGATTCAAGCTTTTGAACATCTACAGCAAAGATATGATTTCATCTTGTTTGATATGGGAGCGGGCGCTACGCAACGTTCGATTGAATTGCTTGTTGCTGTTGATGAAATCATTGTTATCTCAACGACTGAACCAACATCAATTACAGATGCTTACTCAATGATGAAATTCATTTGTCTGCAAGATCCCGATAAGGCATTCAGCATTGTCAGTAACCGTGTTTCAAAAGGGGATGACGGCAATGATACTGTAACGAGACTTCAATATGCCATGCGGAAGTTCCTTGGGAAAGAGACTAAGATTCTTGGCTTCCTGCCTGAAGACCCAGCAGTTCACAAAGCTGTGCTTGCACAGGAGCCATTTTTGCTCCTGTTTCCAAAAGCACCTATATCTAAAAGGATGATGGCAATTGCTGAGACTTTTGTCAGTCCGAGTTCGGAAGAGGAGTTTAAACAAGGCGAAGGATTCCTCGGTAAAATGAGAAGCATATTTGCGAAAGGACGTGGATGA
- a CDS encoding FliA/WhiG family RNA polymerase sigma factor, whose product MSKQDLMEEEVYWDLWIRNRDPEAGDILVRKYTPLVSYHVQRISSGLPRNVSRDDIMSLGLQGLFDALTKFDPGRDLKFDTYASFRIRGTIIDGLRKEDWLPRSSREKSKKQEEEIMRLEQKLQRHATPEEIADHMGISVDQVYQTVHEHYFSNVLSIDEKINDDDDEGQKSFVLKDEGVRTPEQKTMMTELIGDLANKIKELNKNEQLVLNFFYTEEMTLTEIGEILGLSTSRISQIHSKALFKLRKLLASEIVDGGIL is encoded by the coding sequence ATGTCTAAACAGGATTTGATGGAGGAAGAAGTATATTGGGACCTGTGGATACGTAATCGTGATCCCGAAGCAGGAGACATACTTGTCCGTAAATACACACCGCTTGTCAGCTATCATGTACAACGGATTAGCTCGGGACTGCCGCGTAACGTTTCCCGCGACGATATAATGAGCCTTGGACTTCAAGGTCTATTCGACGCATTGACGAAATTCGATCCAGGCAGAGATTTGAAGTTTGATACGTATGCCTCTTTCCGTATTCGGGGCACAATCATCGACGGTTTGCGAAAAGAAGATTGGTTACCGCGTTCTTCAAGGGAGAAATCCAAAAAACAAGAAGAAGAGATTATGAGACTTGAACAGAAGTTACAGCGCCATGCGACACCAGAAGAAATTGCCGATCATATGGGGATAAGTGTAGACCAAGTCTATCAGACTGTGCATGAACATTACTTTTCGAATGTCCTTTCCATTGATGAGAAAATTAATGACGATGACGATGAAGGACAAAAATCATTCGTCCTGAAAGATGAAGGTGTTAGAACGCCTGAACAAAAGACAATGATGACCGAATTGATTGGCGACTTGGCTAATAAGATTAAAGAACTGAATAAAAATGAACAGCTCGTGCTAAATTTTTTCTATACAGAGGAAATGACGCTGACGGAAATTGGTGAAATTCTGGGCCTCTCCACTTCTCGGATTTCTCAAATCCACTCGAAGGCACTGTTTAAACTTCGCAAACTATTGGCTTCTGAAATAGTCGATGGAGGGATATTATGA
- a CDS encoding chemotaxis protein CheD has translation MMTLKEVVRVGIADMNIVKEPMTIRTSGLGSCVGVVLYDEKRKVAGMVHIMLPDSNLGKSDRVNVAKFADTGIYALMELLKAEGVRPMALKAKIAGGSQMFQFGSSDTIRIGPRNVEAVKNELNRLSIPIIAEDTGGSSGRTIEFNPTLSILNVRTVNLGTKEI, from the coding sequence ATGATGACGTTGAAAGAGGTAGTCAGAGTAGGAATAGCAGATATGAATATCGTCAAGGAACCGATGACAATTCGTACCTCCGGACTGGGCTCATGTGTCGGAGTCGTATTGTATGATGAGAAGAGAAAAGTTGCAGGTATGGTACATATCATGCTTCCGGATTCCAATCTTGGCAAATCGGACCGCGTAAATGTAGCTAAATTTGCGGATACGGGTATTTATGCGCTGATGGAATTACTTAAGGCGGAAGGTGTCAGGCCAATGGCGTTGAAGGCTAAAATTGCTGGCGGTTCACAAATGTTTCAATTCGGTTCGAGCGATACGATTCGCATAGGCCCGCGAAACGTTGAAGCTGTTAAAAATGAATTGAACCGATTGTCCATTCCAATCATTGCCGAGGATACGGGTGGTTCTAGTGGACGAACAATCGAATTCAATCCCACGCTATCAATACTTAATGTCCGGACAGTAAACTTAGGCACAAAAGAAATCTGA
- the rpsB gene encoding 30S ribosomal protein S2 yields the protein MSVISMKQLLEAGVHFGHQTRRWNPKMKKFIFVERNGIYIIDLQKTVKKLEEAYAFMRQVGADGGKVLFVGTKKQAQDAIKEEAERAGMYYINQRWLGGTLTNFGTIQKRVARMKQIEKMEEDGTFDVLPKKEVGQLKKQHERLVKFLGGIRDMKAIPDVMFVVDPRKERIAVAEAIKLNIPLVGIVDTNCDPDEIDYIIPANDDAIRAVRLLTSKMADALLESRQGEDEEATQEETVAAE from the coding sequence ATGTCAGTTATCTCAATGAAACAACTGCTTGAAGCCGGAGTACACTTCGGTCACCAAACACGCCGCTGGAACCCGAAAATGAAGAAATTCATCTTCGTGGAACGTAACGGAATCTACATCATCGATCTACAAAAAACGGTGAAAAAACTTGAAGAAGCTTATGCATTCATGCGTCAAGTTGGTGCTGATGGCGGTAAAGTTCTATTCGTCGGTACTAAAAAACAAGCACAAGATGCAATTAAAGAAGAAGCTGAACGCGCTGGAATGTATTATATTAACCAACGCTGGCTTGGTGGAACACTTACAAACTTTGGCACAATCCAAAAACGTGTTGCACGTATGAAACAAATCGAGAAAATGGAAGAAGACGGTACATTTGACGTACTTCCTAAAAAAGAAGTTGGACAACTTAAGAAACAACACGAACGTCTTGTGAAATTCCTTGGCGGAATCCGTGATATGAAAGCAATTCCGGATGTTATGTTCGTTGTTGACCCACGCAAAGAACGCATCGCGGTTGCTGAAGCGATCAAATTGAACATTCCACTAGTTGGAATCGTTGACACGAACTGTGATCCAGACGAAATTGACTACATCATTCCTGCGAATGATGATGCAATTCGCGCAGTACGTCTATTGACTAGCAAAATGGCTGATGCTTTGCTTGAATCAAGACAAGGCGAAGACGAAGAAGCGACTCAAGAAGAAACGGTAGCTGCAGAGTAA
- a CDS encoding protein-glutamate methylesterase/protein-glutamine glutaminase, whose translation MRKDVDDLNTGNLKKALVVDDSAFMRKLISDFLSGHPGIEVIGTARNGKEAVEKVKSLKPDVVTMDIEMPIMNGLEALKEIMSNYPVPIVMLSSTTEIGAENTMLAMEYGAVDFVAKPGGAISLNLHEVKEEILGKVIAASDVEMSTLTRKMTSRRLPRPNSSRSTVNPVASVTETVAFSANQSQLMNISKNKISKTGKTFVIIGTSTGGPRALQEVLTGIPASFGVPILVVQHMPPGFTKSLADRLDGLCAIHVKEAEDGELLENGTAYIAPGGKHLKMIKKGLTYCVRLDSVDPPRMGHRPSVDVLLESAAENNELNFLTVIMTGMGYDGKKGMEVLRKNGKTITLAESAKTSVVYGMPKAIKEAGFADKVVDLHDISETIIGIIKS comes from the coding sequence TTGCGAAAGGACGTGGATGATTTGAATACAGGCAATCTTAAGAAAGCGCTTGTTGTGGATGATTCGGCGTTTATGCGAAAGCTCATATCTGATTTTCTCTCGGGGCATCCCGGCATTGAAGTGATTGGGACCGCCCGCAATGGCAAAGAGGCAGTCGAAAAAGTGAAATCTTTAAAGCCGGATGTAGTGACTATGGATATTGAAATGCCAATTATGAATGGACTCGAAGCACTAAAAGAAATTATGTCGAACTACCCAGTGCCAATCGTAATGTTGTCAAGCACGACGGAAATAGGGGCAGAAAATACGATGCTCGCTATGGAATATGGGGCAGTTGACTTCGTTGCGAAACCAGGCGGGGCAATATCCTTGAATCTTCACGAAGTGAAGGAAGAGATTTTAGGGAAAGTCATTGCCGCTTCGGATGTAGAGATGTCTACGCTAACAAGAAAGATGACGAGTCGACGATTGCCGCGGCCGAATAGTTCACGATCCACCGTTAATCCGGTTGCGAGCGTAACTGAAACAGTCGCCTTTTCTGCTAATCAAAGTCAGCTAATGAACATTTCTAAAAATAAGATTTCCAAAACAGGTAAAACATTTGTTATAATAGGCACATCGACAGGGGGACCTAGGGCACTGCAAGAAGTGCTGACGGGTATACCTGCTTCATTCGGTGTTCCAATTCTCGTTGTTCAACATATGCCTCCAGGCTTTACAAAATCCCTTGCAGATAGACTGGACGGTCTTTGTGCTATTCATGTAAAAGAAGCGGAAGATGGCGAGTTGCTTGAAAACGGCACAGCCTATATTGCGCCGGGTGGAAAACATCTTAAAATGATAAAAAAAGGTTTGACTTACTGCGTCCGACTGGATTCGGTGGATCCCCCGCGTATGGGACATCGGCCATCTGTTGATGTTCTTCTCGAGTCAGCTGCCGAGAACAACGAGTTGAACTTTTTGACCGTTATTATGACAGGCATGGGGTATGACGGAAAAAAAGGTATGGAAGTATTACGGAAAAACGGCAAAACAATCACCCTTGCTGAATCTGCAAAGACATCAGTCGTGTATGGTATGCCAAAAGCAATAAAAGAAGCTGGTTTTGCTGATAAAGTTGTAGATTTACACGACATATCAGAAACGATAATTGGCATCATAAAGTCTTAA